A stretch of the Saccharolobus caldissimus genome encodes the following:
- a CDS encoding beta-CASP ribonuclease aCPSF1: protein MNRVASSSRINIVSSIYNELKDLGITRIEYEGPTIAVYVKKPALAIEKGEVVKKLAKDIKKRIIIKADPSVRKDKKEAVEIIKNLVPQEAQIVDIKFDEDLGEVLIKAKKPGLVIGKGGSLQQKIFAETFWKAEIVREPPIKSRTYDSILEHIYNETEYRAKILKIFGERIHRETVFEDKYVRITALGGFQEVGRSAVLVETPESKVLLDVGLNPSANMFGEKLFPKLDIEQLRLEDLDAVVITHAHLDHCGMVPFLFKYGYEGPVYTTPPTRDIMALMQLDSLDVAEKEGKPLPYSAKEVRKELLHTITLDYGEVTDIAPDIRLTFYNAGHILGSAMAHLHIGDGKHNIVYTGDFKFARTRLLDKANSEFPRVDTLIMETTYGAQEQPNREESELELLEIINKTLNKGGKVLIPVLAVGRGQEIMLIINDFMKKKLIPEVPVYITGLVDEVTAIHNAYPEWLGKEVRESILYKDENPFTSDFFKRIEGYREDIAKGEPSIIIATSGMLNGGPAVEFFKALAPDPRNAIVFVSYQAEGTLGRKVRDGAREVQIIDRDGRVESIQIQMEVKAIEGFSGHSDRRQLLSFLKNIEPKPKNIILNHGEASSIRTFANFIKEENRLGYRANIYTPNILDSLRVA, encoded by the coding sequence GTGAATAGAGTGGCTTCGTCTAGTCGAATAAACATAGTATCTTCTATATATAATGAATTGAAAGATTTAGGAATAACTAGAATAGAGTATGAAGGACCTACAATAGCAGTATACGTTAAGAAACCCGCATTGGCAATAGAAAAAGGAGAAGTTGTAAAGAAATTAGCTAAAGATATTAAAAAAAGAATAATAATAAAGGCTGACCCTTCAGTAAGGAAAGACAAGAAAGAAGCTGTAGAGATAATAAAGAATCTAGTCCCTCAAGAAGCTCAAATTGTAGATATAAAATTTGATGAGGATCTTGGTGAAGTTTTAATAAAGGCAAAAAAACCTGGTTTAGTAATAGGTAAAGGAGGTTCATTACAACAAAAAATCTTTGCTGAAACTTTTTGGAAAGCCGAAATTGTAAGAGAACCTCCAATAAAATCTAGAACATATGACAGTATTTTAGAGCATATATATAACGAAACAGAATATAGAGCTAAAATATTAAAAATATTTGGAGAAAGAATACATAGAGAAACAGTGTTTGAAGATAAATACGTAAGGATAACTGCACTTGGGGGATTTCAAGAAGTCGGTAGATCAGCTGTATTAGTGGAAACACCAGAAAGCAAAGTTTTACTAGATGTAGGCTTAAATCCAAGTGCAAATATGTTTGGCGAAAAATTATTCCCTAAATTAGATATAGAACAGTTAAGATTAGAAGATTTAGATGCAGTTGTAATCACCCATGCTCATCTTGACCATTGCGGAATGGTACCATTTCTCTTTAAGTACGGCTATGAGGGCCCAGTATATACAACTCCACCAACTAGAGACATTATGGCATTAATGCAATTAGACTCCCTAGATGTAGCCGAGAAAGAAGGAAAACCCTTACCATATTCCGCAAAGGAAGTTAGAAAAGAGTTATTACATACAATAACGTTAGATTATGGAGAAGTTACTGATATTGCGCCAGATATAAGATTAACGTTCTACAATGCTGGACATATTTTAGGTTCTGCAATGGCTCACTTACACATAGGTGATGGGAAACATAACATAGTTTACACGGGCGACTTTAAGTTCGCTAGAACTAGATTACTAGATAAGGCTAATTCTGAATTTCCAAGAGTCGATACACTGATAATGGAAACTACATATGGAGCTCAAGAACAACCTAACAGAGAAGAATCAGAATTAGAATTATTAGAAATAATAAATAAGACCCTTAATAAGGGTGGAAAAGTTCTAATACCAGTATTAGCAGTAGGTCGAGGACAAGAAATAATGTTAATAATAAACGATTTCATGAAAAAGAAACTCATCCCAGAAGTTCCAGTATATATTACGGGATTAGTTGACGAAGTTACTGCGATACATAATGCTTACCCTGAATGGTTAGGAAAAGAAGTAAGAGAGTCAATACTTTATAAAGATGAAAACCCATTCACGTCTGACTTTTTCAAAAGAATAGAGGGATATAGAGAAGACATAGCAAAAGGAGAACCTTCAATCATAATAGCAACATCTGGAATGTTAAATGGAGGACCTGCAGTAGAATTCTTTAAAGCGTTAGCACCAGATCCTAGAAATGCTATCGTATTCGTAAGTTATCAAGCTGAAGGAACTTTAGGTAGAAAAGTCAGAGATGGTGCAAGAGAGGTACAAATAATTGACAGGGATGGAAGAGTAGAGTCAATACAAATTCAAATGGAAGTTAAAGCTATTGAAGGCTTTTCTGGACATTCTGACAGAAGACAGCTGCTTAGCTTCTTAAAGAATATCGAACCTAAACCCAAGAATATTATACTCAATCATGGAGAAGCTAGTTCAATACGGACCTTTGCGAATTTCATCAAAGAAGAGAATAGACTAGGTTATAGGGCAAACATCTATACTCCAAATATACTTGATAGCCTAAGGGTAGCCTAA
- a CDS encoding UPF0147 family protein — MSMPYDNEAKIKQAVILLQKIVNDTSVPRNIRRAATDAIRNLQDQALSPAVRAANAIGILEDISQDPNMPTHARISIWNVVSILETVKD; from the coding sequence ATATCAATGCCCTATGATAATGAAGCTAAGATAAAGCAGGCAGTAATTTTATTACAAAAAATTGTCAATGATACAAGTGTTCCAAGAAACATCAGAAGAGCTGCAACTGATGCTATAAGGAATTTACAGGATCAAGCATTAAGTCCTGCAGTAAGGGCTGCAAATGCAATAGGAATTCTTGAAGATATAAGCCAAGACCCTAATATGCCTACACACGCCAGGATTTCAATATGGAATGTAGTATCTATACTTGAGACTGTAAAGGACTAG
- a CDS encoding Sjogren's syndrome/scleroderma autoantigen 1 family protein yields the protein MSNEHEIGVKKAAELLRQGATMLEEACPICKMPLFRLKTGEVVCPVHGKVYIVKSDEEERIVKRNLELDEIENILIDGLYANAKKIKEDPSDSEAILQVIRYLDALERLRRIKPSNSQ from the coding sequence ATGAGTAATGAGCATGAGATAGGCGTTAAGAAAGCTGCGGAACTCTTAAGACAAGGCGCTACAATGCTAGAAGAAGCATGTCCTATATGTAAGATGCCACTTTTTAGGTTAAAAACTGGCGAAGTAGTATGCCCAGTACACGGGAAAGTATATATAGTAAAAAGTGATGAAGAAGAAAGGATAGTAAAAAGAAATCTAGAGCTAGATGAAATTGAGAATATTTTAATTGATGGATTATATGCCAATGCGAAAAAAATAAAAGAAGATCCTTCAGATTCAGAGGCAATACTTCAGGTTATAAGGTATTTAGATGCCTTAGAAAGGCTAAGGAGGATTAAACCAAGTAATTCTCAATAA
- the tmk gene encoding dTMP kinase yields MQKLIAIEGIDGSGKTTLSLALKEYFESKRRLKVLVTQEPFSADIINLIEKVGWDDPLLLTLLFAADRALHIRWISNKKDVDLIILDRYYFSSIAYQSALGLDKEWIKLVNSYFPKPNLTILLDVPIEIAINRIKNDKFNFRQKIDSLKKVREKYLELAKEYGFYVIDATKNKEEILRQAIKIIENYLV; encoded by the coding sequence ATGCAAAAGCTGATCGCAATAGAAGGGATAGATGGCTCTGGAAAGACAACTTTATCATTAGCACTTAAAGAATATTTTGAATCTAAAAGAAGATTGAAAGTATTAGTTACTCAAGAGCCTTTCTCTGCAGATATAATAAATTTAATAGAGAAAGTGGGTTGGGACGATCCTTTATTACTAACTTTGCTTTTCGCTGCAGATAGGGCATTGCATATTCGTTGGATATCAAATAAAAAGGATGTTGATTTAATAATTCTTGATAGATATTATTTTTCAAGTATAGCATATCAAAGCGCATTAGGTTTAGATAAAGAATGGATTAAGCTAGTCAATTCTTATTTTCCGAAACCTAATCTAACAATTCTCCTTGATGTACCAATAGAGATTGCAATAAATAGAATAAAAAATGATAAATTCAATTTTAGGCAAAAAATTGATAGCTTAAAGAAAGTAAGGGAAAAATATTTAGAGTTAGCTAAAGAGTATGGCTTTTATGTGATAGATGCTACTAAAAATAAGGAGGAGATTTTACGTCAAGCAATAAAAATTATTGAGAATTACTTGGTTTAA
- a CDS encoding Clp1/GlmU family protein: MNKELIIEGPCKLKVIDGQIKIIGIDLQKGESITIYDKKTYTIVYNENTKMEMDCKIINSNLSLNWDEKAQEIFSTGGTVILLGDTDSGKTYFATLLSNISFPHVMILDADVGQSTLFLPAFIAALKPRDRSLSLEDKGFDRIDFFGDITPSVNPRLHVNKILRLYETVPQESLTIIDTDGWINGFKAMLHKFELIYLIDPDYIVIFDNKIKDLLPSNYRNRTVLLKRIDLRKDRYARKIHRISKYRKYFNEAKEVKISAENLIGSKISDILYFAWGDYVQLISEEPCIGYYIDLDTLKGALLGIIKDGEIIGAALLKDLRDNYVNVLSKTSDFTGVMLGYISLNDKFEERRIRFRKCKS; the protein is encoded by the coding sequence ATGAATAAGGAATTAATAATTGAGGGGCCTTGTAAATTAAAAGTAATAGATGGTCAAATTAAAATAATTGGAATTGATCTACAAAAAGGAGAAAGTATTACTATATATGATAAAAAAACGTATACTATAGTTTACAACGAGAATACTAAAATGGAGATGGACTGTAAAATTATAAACTCTAATCTATCGTTAAATTGGGATGAAAAAGCACAAGAGATATTCTCGACAGGTGGAACGGTTATTCTTTTAGGGGATACTGATTCTGGGAAGACTTATTTTGCTACATTACTTTCGAATATTTCGTTTCCCCATGTGATGATATTAGATGCGGACGTAGGTCAATCAACCTTATTTTTACCAGCCTTTATAGCAGCGTTAAAACCTAGAGATAGATCTCTCAGCTTAGAGGATAAAGGTTTTGATAGAATAGATTTTTTCGGTGATATAACTCCCTCGGTAAATCCTAGACTTCATGTAAATAAGATTCTCAGACTTTATGAAACTGTACCTCAAGAAAGTTTAACAATAATAGATACTGATGGTTGGATAAACGGCTTTAAGGCTATGTTACATAAATTTGAACTTATTTATCTTATAGACCCAGATTATATAGTTATTTTCGATAATAAAATTAAGGATTTATTACCTTCAAATTATAGAAATAGAACTGTATTATTAAAAAGAATAGATTTGCGTAAAGATCGTTATGCTAGAAAAATACATAGAATCTCCAAATATAGGAAATATTTTAACGAAGCTAAAGAGGTTAAAATATCAGCTGAAAATCTTATAGGTTCTAAGATTTCAGATATACTATATTTTGCGTGGGGGGATTACGTTCAACTAATTTCTGAAGAGCCTTGTATAGGTTATTATATAGATTTAGATACTTTAAAGGGTGCTCTATTAGGTATTATAAAAGACGGTGAGATTATAGGGGCTGCTTTATTAAAGGACTTAAGGGATAATTACGTAAATGTTTTATCTAAAACTAGCGATTTTACTGGAGTTATGCTAGGTTATATTAGCTTAAATGATAAATTTGAGGAAAGAAGAATTAGATTTAGAAAATGCAAAAGCTGA
- a CDS encoding RAD55 family ATPase, which produces MFERGNFVSIYGGAGVGKTILSLQLVLDIRPSIYISTEGVIFEARLEKINIGKGVHFASVNSNEELYSSILTAMKYEPKLLVIDTINRFYRYERNLQKFLKILVTLKAISDLNIKILLTWQMSFNNKVAGEKLMRQLSDDVLRMSKNYIIGNLRKCKFKITDRGVIGCL; this is translated from the coding sequence GTGTTTGAAAGGGGAAATTTTGTATCCATATATGGCGGGGCTGGAGTTGGAAAGACTATTCTCTCATTACAGCTTGTATTAGATATTAGACCTTCAATATATATATCTACAGAGGGAGTTATATTTGAGGCTAGATTAGAAAAAATTAACATAGGTAAAGGAGTTCATTTTGCATCAGTAAATAGTAATGAAGAACTTTATAGTTCTATTTTAACTGCTATGAAATATGAACCTAAACTCCTAGTTATAGATACGATTAATAGATTTTATAGATACGAAAGAAATCTACAAAAATTTCTAAAAATATTAGTTACTTTAAAAGCAATCTCTGATTTAAATATAAAAATATTGCTTACATGGCAAATGTCCTTTAACAATAAAGTTGCTGGGGAAAAGTTAATGAGGCAATTATCTGATGATGTATTGAGAATGTCAAAAAATTATATTATAGGAAATCTCAGAAAATGCAAGTTTAAAATAACGGATAGAGGTGTTATAGGTTGTCTGTAA
- a CDS encoding CDP-2,3-bis-(O-geranylgeranyl)-sn-glycerol synthase: protein MSVIYNLLIALLIYLPAFVANGSAPFIKNGTPIDLKKEFIDGKRIFGDGKTFEGLLIALTFGTTIGVILTRIFNNFNWILISFIESLFAMIGDMIGAFIKRRIGIPRGGRALGLDQLDFILGSSLALLIMHVSLLWYQFLFICGIAFLLHQLTNYIAYMLKVKNVPW from the coding sequence TTGTCTGTAATTTATAATTTACTCATAGCTTTACTAATTTACTTACCAGCATTTGTTGCGAATGGAAGTGCACCCTTCATTAAAAATGGTACTCCAATAGATCTAAAGAAGGAGTTCATAGATGGTAAAAGAATATTTGGTGATGGAAAAACCTTTGAGGGGCTATTAATTGCATTAACATTTGGTACTACAATTGGAGTAATTTTAACTAGAATATTTAATAATTTTAACTGGATTTTAATCTCTTTTATAGAATCTTTATTCGCAATGATAGGAGATATGATAGGAGCTTTTATAAAAAGACGTATCGGCATACCTAGAGGAGGCAGAGCGTTAGGTCTTGATCAGCTAGATTTTATTTTAGGCTCATCTTTAGCACTTTTAATAATGCATGTTAGCTTATTATGGTATCAATTTTTATTTATTTGTGGAATAGCTTTTTTACTTCATCAACTTACTAATTATATTGCCTATATGTTAAAAGTTAAAAATGTCCCCTGGTGA
- the mcm gene encoding minichromosome maintenance protein MCM, with the protein MEVPKQIDYRDLFIEFLTSFKDDRGKIKYVEKINEMIAYRKKSIIIEFNDLLSFNENLADQIVNNTKSILPILEGALYDYLLQLDPTYEKEVDRVHVRIVNIPKISQLRKIRSSDINKLVAIDGILVKATPIKERVYKATFKHLHPDCMQEFEWPEDGEMPEILEMPTVCPKCGKPGQFKLIPEKTKLVDWQKAVIQERPEEVPSGQLPRQLEIILEDDLVDSARPGDRVKVTGILEIKQDSQIKRGAKAVFDIYMKVNSIEVSQKVLDEVTISEEDEKRIKELAKDPWIRERIIASIAPSIYGHWEIKEALALALFGGVPKNQPDSRIRGDIHVLIIGDPGTAKSQMLQFVARVAPRAIYTTGKGSTAAGLTAAVVREKGTGDYYLEAGALVLADGGVAVIDEIDKMREEDRVSIHEAMEQQTVSIAKAGIVAKLNARASVIAAGNPKFGRYIAERPVSDNINLPTTILSRFDLIFILRDQPGEQDKELANYIVDVHAGKVTKNIIDIELLKKYIAYARKYVNPKITDEAKKLIVDFFVEMRKKSAENPDSPILITPRQLEALIRISEAYARMALKPLVTREDAERAINIMRIFLESVGVDIESGKIDIDTIMTGKPKSAREKMMKVLEIIDSLTSSSECARLKEIIKEAQQIGIEKSNVEKLVVDMRKSGIIYEAKPECYKKV; encoded by the coding sequence TTGGAAGTTCCTAAGCAAATTGATTATAGAGATCTTTTTATAGAGTTTTTAACTAGTTTTAAGGATGATAGAGGAAAGATTAAGTATGTAGAAAAAATAAACGAAATGATAGCATATAGGAAAAAAAGTATTATAATTGAATTTAACGATCTCCTTTCTTTTAATGAAAATTTAGCAGATCAAATAGTAAATAATACTAAATCTATACTACCTATTCTAGAGGGCGCACTATATGACTATTTATTGCAACTGGATCCTACATATGAGAAAGAAGTCGATAGAGTTCATGTTAGGATAGTAAATATACCAAAAATATCTCAATTAAGGAAAATAAGAAGCTCTGATATAAATAAATTAGTGGCTATTGATGGAATATTAGTAAAGGCTACTCCTATAAAGGAAAGGGTATATAAAGCTACGTTTAAACATTTGCATCCAGATTGCATGCAGGAATTTGAATGGCCAGAAGACGGTGAAATGCCAGAAATATTAGAAATGCCAACAGTTTGTCCTAAGTGTGGTAAACCTGGGCAATTTAAATTAATACCAGAAAAGACTAAACTAGTAGACTGGCAAAAAGCCGTAATTCAAGAAAGACCAGAAGAGGTACCTTCAGGTCAGTTACCAAGACAACTAGAGATAATATTAGAGGATGATTTAGTAGATTCAGCTAGGCCAGGTGATAGGGTTAAGGTAACTGGGATTTTAGAGATAAAGCAAGATTCACAAATTAAAAGAGGGGCAAAAGCAGTATTCGATATTTATATGAAGGTCAATAGTATAGAAGTGTCTCAAAAGGTCTTAGACGAAGTTACCATTTCTGAAGAAGATGAAAAGAGAATAAAGGAATTGGCTAAAGATCCTTGGATAAGAGAAAGAATTATAGCATCCATAGCACCGTCAATCTATGGTCATTGGGAAATAAAGGAGGCCTTAGCGTTAGCACTATTTGGAGGAGTACCCAAAAATCAGCCAGATTCTAGAATTAGAGGGGATATTCATGTTCTAATAATAGGTGATCCTGGAACTGCAAAATCGCAAATGCTTCAATTCGTGGCTAGAGTAGCTCCTAGAGCTATATATACTACTGGAAAAGGTTCTACAGCAGCTGGATTAACAGCTGCTGTAGTGAGAGAAAAAGGAACTGGAGATTATTACTTAGAGGCTGGTGCATTAGTTCTTGCTGATGGAGGTGTAGCGGTAATAGATGAGATAGATAAAATGAGAGAAGAAGATAGAGTCTCTATTCATGAAGCTATGGAGCAACAAACTGTGTCAATAGCTAAAGCTGGAATAGTGGCTAAACTTAACGCTAGAGCTTCAGTGATAGCAGCTGGAAATCCAAAATTTGGAAGATATATTGCAGAAAGGCCTGTTTCTGATAATATTAATTTGCCTACTACGATTTTATCTAGATTTGATTTAATATTTATATTAAGAGATCAACCGGGAGAGCAAGATAAGGAACTGGCTAATTATATAGTTGATGTTCATGCAGGTAAAGTTACAAAAAATATTATAGACATTGAGCTGCTAAAGAAATATATCGCATATGCCAGAAAATATGTGAATCCAAAAATTACTGATGAGGCAAAAAAATTGATTGTAGATTTCTTTGTAGAGATGAGAAAGAAAAGTGCAGAAAATCCAGATAGTCCAATACTAATAACACCTAGACAATTAGAGGCATTAATAAGAATATCTGAGGCATATGCTAGAATGGCACTTAAGCCTTTAGTTACTAGGGAAGACGCTGAAAGGGCTATAAATATTATGAGGATATTTTTAGAAAGTGTTGGTGTAGATATTGAAAGTGGAAAGATAGATATAGATACAATAATGACCGGCAAACCTAAAAGTGCTAGGGAAAAGATGATGAAAGTTTTAGAAATAATAGATAGTTTAACTAGTAGTTCAGAATGTGCTAGACTTAAGGAAATAATAAAAGAGGCACAACAAATAGGGATAGAGAAATCAAACGTTGAAAAACTAGTAGTTGATATGAGGAAAAGTGGTATAATTTATGAAGCTAAACCCGAATGTTACAAAAAAGTCTAA
- a CDS encoding DNA replication complex GINS family protein, with translation MIEIKLKAIKRLSSLYKRRVIVLDDWNGNSITLGHVELIKGSEDELPYWLANILEKRNVVKITDTVGVEDLGRILFQERQNVNTPASLVPLSRDYFQKIRFYLESLKKDNNIENIEKFRKSIAMINEIFKIRSRKIVQLAFLDISDQNIINSMTEEELLIYTVIRQIIRELYGDIIGSS, from the coding sequence GTGATTGAGATTAAGCTTAAGGCTATTAAAAGACTATCTAGCCTTTATAAGCGTAGGGTTATAGTTTTAGATGATTGGAATGGGAATTCTATTACGTTAGGTCATGTGGAATTAATTAAGGGTAGTGAAGATGAACTACCTTATTGGCTAGCTAATATTTTAGAAAAAAGAAATGTAGTAAAAATTACAGATACAGTAGGAGTAGAAGATTTAGGTAGAATTTTATTTCAAGAAAGGCAAAATGTTAATACACCAGCATCACTTGTACCATTAAGTAGAGATTATTTTCAGAAAATAAGATTTTATCTAGAATCACTTAAAAAGGACAATAATATTGAAAATATTGAGAAATTTAGAAAATCTATAGCTATGATTAATGAAATATTTAAAATAAGGTCAAGGAAAATAGTCCAACTAGCCTTTCTCGATATAAGTGACCAGAATATTATAAATAGTATGACAGAAGAAGAGCTTTTAATTTATACTGTAATAAGACAAATTATTAGGGAATTATACGGTGACATAATTGGAAGTTCCTAA
- a CDS encoding THUMP domain-containing protein — MESNVKCLITTKPNKGKKCINEILNRLLTKDINAKVIEYINNILLVYSNLDPMIIYGLLISSPPSCAEKIFPFHLILEKDEKKIISETMNFMINKFKNIKTFFVRCYNRGGEINCRTIEMGIGISLRNFLIVDFKNPDIIIYVNILKEFVGISFLKKGQEKFQLTLSHKI; from the coding sequence ATGGAGTCTAACGTTAAATGCCTCATAACAACTAAACCCAATAAAGGCAAAAAGTGTATAAATGAGATACTTAATAGGCTATTAACAAAGGATATAAACGCTAAAGTAATAGAATACATAAATAATATATTGTTAGTATATTCTAACTTAGATCCGATGATAATTTATGGTTTACTTATATCTTCACCGCCTTCATGCGCTGAAAAAATTTTCCCGTTTCATCTAATTTTGGAGAAAGATGAGAAAAAAATAATTAGCGAGACAATGAATTTTATGATAAATAAATTTAAGAATATTAAGACGTTTTTTGTAAGATGTTATAATAGAGGAGGAGAAATAAATTGTAGAACAATAGAGATGGGAATTGGAATTAGCTTAAGAAATTTTCTAATTGTAGATTTTAAAAACCCAGATATAATAATATATGTAAATATTCTTAAAGAATTCGTTGGTATTTCATTTTTGAAAAAGGGGCAAGAAAAGTTTCAGTTAACCCTCTCACACAAAATATAA
- a CDS encoding ORC1-type DNA replication protein, protein MVSTKDILSDTLRSPVLIIKHKDKLSPDYVPNTLPHREDKIRELGYIFKSILTGEGKDSERVVIVGRTGTGKTATVKSFGKSFEDIAEREFGVKIKYVHINCYRHRTLYLISQEIANALKLPIPMRGLSAQEVFKIIHEYLDRRNLHILVTLDEFSHFLNTTSTEEIYFLVRLYDEISVIIKRISYIFIVNDMHSIYKLDKSIRDHIVRRVIEFPPYTSNELYDILKARVDEAFNENSVDEEALRYIANTYGFDKGGSGNARIAIETLGLAGEIAEKEGSSIVLLDHAKRANSMINPEVQEMLDSLLYLDLHQLILLKALIRLLNRSKAEEVTMGNLENEYIELSHELGEEPRKHTQVYEYLRKLKVIGIVNTRQSGKGMRGRTTLVSLSLPLDKRLDDFITQQILVKLKSKI, encoded by the coding sequence TTGGTATCAACTAAGGATATATTATCTGATACTTTACGTTCGCCAGTGCTAATAATTAAACATAAGGATAAGCTTTCGCCAGACTACGTACCTAATACTTTACCTCATAGAGAGGATAAAATAAGGGAGTTAGGATATATATTTAAAAGCATATTAACTGGAGAAGGCAAAGATTCCGAAAGGGTAGTAATAGTAGGAAGAACAGGTACTGGAAAAACTGCCACAGTAAAATCTTTTGGGAAAAGTTTTGAGGATATAGCGGAAAGAGAATTCGGAGTTAAGATAAAATATGTACATATAAACTGCTATAGACATAGAACATTATATTTGATAAGTCAAGAAATTGCAAACGCTTTAAAACTACCAATACCAATGAGGGGATTATCAGCACAAGAAGTTTTTAAAATAATTCATGAGTATTTAGATAGAAGGAATTTACACATACTAGTTACTCTTGACGAATTTAGTCACTTTCTAAATACAACGTCGACCGAAGAAATCTACTTTTTAGTTAGGCTATATGATGAGATCTCTGTAATAATAAAAAGAATAAGTTATATATTTATCGTAAATGATATGCATTCAATTTATAAACTAGATAAAAGTATAAGAGATCATATAGTTAGAAGAGTAATAGAATTTCCTCCATATACCTCAAATGAATTATACGACATACTAAAAGCTAGAGTAGATGAGGCATTTAATGAAAATAGTGTAGATGAAGAAGCTTTGCGTTATATTGCAAATACGTATGGATTTGATAAGGGAGGTAGCGGAAATGCAAGAATAGCAATAGAAACGTTAGGTTTGGCTGGTGAAATTGCAGAAAAAGAAGGTTCGTCCATAGTATTATTAGATCATGCTAAAAGAGCAAATTCAATGATAAATCCAGAAGTTCAAGAGATGTTAGATAGTTTACTTTACCTTGACTTACATCAACTTATATTATTAAAGGCTTTAATAAGGCTGCTAAATAGAAGTAAAGCAGAAGAAGTTACCATGGGAAATTTAGAAAATGAATACATAGAACTCTCGCATGAACTAGGAGAAGAACCAAGAAAACATACGCAAGTATACGAATATTTAAGGAAATTGAAAGTAATAGGTATAGTAAATACAAGACAGAGTGGAAAAGGGATGAGAGGAAGGACAACACTTGTTTCACTTTCCCTACCGTTAGATAAAAGGTTAGATGACTTTATAACACAACAAATATTGGTGAAGCTAAAATCGAAAATTTAG
- the moaC gene encoding cyclic pyranopterin monophosphate synthase MoaC, which produces MTEPEVRMIDVSNKTITLREAEAEGFIKLKKETIQKIIENEIEKGNVISIAKTAGILAAKKTSELIPLCHLIPLENVEIDIKIEDEGLRVISKVKAHYKTGVEMEALVATAIALLTIWDMVKKYEKDDKGQYPYTLIKEIKVINKIKHVT; this is translated from the coding sequence ATGACTGAACCAGAAGTAAGAATGATTGATGTTTCCAACAAGACCATTACATTAAGGGAAGCTGAGGCTGAAGGATTTATAAAATTAAAAAAGGAAACAATACAGAAAATAATTGAAAATGAGATAGAAAAAGGTAATGTAATTTCTATAGCAAAAACTGCAGGAATTCTAGCTGCTAAGAAAACTTCAGAACTCATACCACTTTGTCACCTTATACCATTAGAAAATGTAGAAATTGACATAAAAATCGAAGATGAGGGACTGAGAGTCATATCAAAAGTTAAAGCACATTATAAAACCGGCGTAGAAATGGAAGCTTTAGTTGCTACTGCAATAGCATTGCTAACAATTTGGGATATGGTAAAAAAATATGAAAAAGATGATAAAGGACAATATCCCTATACTCTAATTAAAGAAATAAAAGTAATTAACAAAATTAAACATGTCACTTAG